The proteins below come from a single Zea mays cultivar B73 chromosome 8, Zm-B73-REFERENCE-NAM-5.0, whole genome shotgun sequence genomic window:
- the LOC103635537 gene encoding uncharacterized protein produces MAPAALLPLAPLPHHPNPPRRPLCRCGASRRGFTVHTVIAIASVSDSASDPTAAAEATSPSPPPSLPTQTPSSKPGPPALGGIANTRSWSQYYGSGFSIRVPPSFDDILEPDDYNAGMTYYGDKAKPRAYAARFASPDRDELISVVIKPSNQLKITFLEAKDITDLGTLKEASKIFVPAGAKIFSARTIKVKEEEDIRTYYFYEFSLDKQHVALMATVNSGKTYIAGATAPEMKWGDDGVKLRSAAVSLSVS; encoded by the exons ATGGCCCCTGCCGCGCTTCTCCCGCTCGCCCCTTTGCCGCATCACCCGAACCCACCACGGCGACCCCTATGCCGCTGCGGGGCCTCACGCCGCGGCTTCACTGTCCACACCGTCATCGCCATTGCCTCGGTCTCGGACTCCGCCTCCGACCCCACCGCGGCCGCGGAGGCGACGTCCCCATCTCCGCCCCCCTCGCTGCCAACGCAAACGCCTTCCTCTAAACCAGGACCCCCGGCTTTGGGCGGCATCGCGAACACGAGGTCTTGGTCGCAGTACTACGGCAGCGGCTTCTCCATCCGCGTGCCTCCGTCCTTCGACGACATCCTCGAGCCCGAT GACTACAACGCCGGGATGACATACTACGGTGACAAGGCCAAGCCCCGGGCGTACGCGGCCCGCTTTGCATCTCCAGATAG GGATGAGCTCATCAGTGTGGTGATTAAGCCGTCAAATCAGCTCAAAATCACATTCCTAGAG GCAAAAGATATAACTGATTTGGGAACTCTAAAAGAGGCATCCAAGATATTTGTACCGG CTGGTGCAAAAATATTCTCGGCTCGAACAATTAAAGTTAAGGAAGAGGAGGATATTAG GACATATTACTTCTATGAATTCAGTCTGGACAAGCAACACGTAGCTCTGATGGCTACCGTGAATAGTGGGAAG ACGTACATTGCCGGCGCTACCGCTCCAGAGATGAAATGGGGTGATGATGGCGTGAAGTTACGTTCGGCTGCCGTATCTCTATCGGTTTCATGA